ATTAGAACCTTGTTCGATCAGTGATCCAAGTTACGTAAGTATATAATTTTGTACTTGAGCATCTGGCTTGGCTTTTGTTATTGTAGGGAATACGTTAAAAAACAAGTGGGCAAAGGTCCATAAAACACAAGGCCCAGTAGATTCTCAGCTTCAGGGAACCAATCCTGCACAAGTGTTTGAAAATTCAGATCCTCAACTCTCTGCAGCTCCATTAAATTCCTTACACATGGAGGACTCTCCTGAGTTGCTTAGAACAGGTACTGAAACTTAATACTCAGTAacacaaataataataataagcgAGGGTCAATGTGGAGACTATATGGCTGTGTTGTGAATGGGACTCTTCTTCCCGGTTAATTTGTTGATCACAACTATTTATCtgccttaatttgttgatcACAACTATTTATCTGCACTAGTTAACTCATATCAAGGAAGGAGAATGGAAAATCAAAAGCTTACAATGACTCATGGATTCCAATATGAAACAGATTTTCCAATCCAAACACTTCATCCAGCACAATCACATGAAGACTCAGACCCGCACATCTCTTCACATCAACCAAGTCCTAAATCAAGAGAGGAATCTCTGGAAATGCTTGTCACAGGTTTTGAACTTTCTTTGCGCAATATCGaagtttaattaataataatggaAACTTAATAGCAGAAAGTACACATACATATGTTGCTATTCTGTATGCCTTTTCTGttattttatatgtattatCATTCAAGAAGgatttttaattatcattcAAGGAGAACTCAAGGTATTTCTTCAGGGCATTTACATTCTCTAAAACTGAGTAGTCAATACGTTTTCAGGATATGTCATGGAAAATCGTAAGCGTGGGAAGATTCGTAAAGCTAAATGCCAACCCAGGACTCAAGTGCAAGATACTGTTCCATTAAATTCTTTACCCATGGAGGGTTCTCTTGAAGTGTGTAAAAAAGGTATAAGAACTTGCTTCTCTCACTATTGCAATTATTATTACCAATAACTGCCAACGTGACTTGCAGCCAGATTTTAGTTGTGAATGactttttcttctatttggTTATTAAATTGATCGAtttctctttgattttgtacTTAATCTATAAAATCTATATAGTAATGCTAAAGGAAAACTGCTTTAGTTTCACTTTAATAGTCAAAACTTCTCCTATATTCTAGGAAAAATTTTCTTTGCTCtcataattgaaaataaaaaaagaacaatGTTTTTTGGggtttaaaataattttaaaataaaaagtaaaaaaaaagaaaaaaaaaacactgaAGTGCAGTGAGAGGAGCGGCTGGTGGGGGCCTCACCCCACAATCGGGGTCGTCATTCACCTCAGTGGCCACCTGTGACCTGCCAAGGCAGTGGCAGTTGCCAGAGCATCCCTGCtgcctctttctctctccctttctctATTTCTTTAATGTGGAGCGGTGAGGTCTCCTTGGCGGCACTGCCATCCCAATGGGGATGCCGACGACCACTAGATCGACTAATTATGTTTAAATACAGCTACACACCCTAGAGAAATGTCATGACTAATACGGCCCTCATCTATGGTTTCATCCTCTTTctaattgatttatttatcaCAAAATTATGTTGCAATTCCACCAAAAATACAACTCTACACTGTAACACTTATGCATATGTGTCAAATAGGTAAAAGGGGCAGAGGGTGCACACGCTTGGATGATGTGTGGAATATGCCAGAGGGAGAATGCATTATATGTGAATTCAATGAACAATGTCAACCTGTTAAAGCAGAGGGTCGGTTACTTACCAGATTTATAGGGACAGTTGTACGGAAACCTAATCTGGCTCCTCTGGATTTTAAGGGTTGGAAACAAATGCCCCAacagaagaaagaagagatgttAAAGATAGTTGAGGTATGATCCTGAAACTTCCAGTGATAAGAGTTCTTTTACAAAGCTCCCCCTGGATTCAGTTGAATTTTAACTCTGCCTTCATTTGGTAATAGTCCAAATTCCTGATTCCTGATGAGCGCAAAGAAGAGATAAGGGCGTGGATCATACAAGACTTGGCTGATAAATGGAGGAACTACAAATGTATCTTGAGAGGCAAATATTATGATGAAAGCAAGCCACTTTCTGAGTTAGTGAAGTTGCGCCCACCAACTGTTGACAACGATCAATGGATCGGGCTTCTGAATCTTTGGAACTCGCCTAAGTGGAAGGTAAAAATGCGTATATATCATGTGCTGGCTAATCTTATGATATTTAAATCTCTTAAGATTTGCTCTTTTCTTCGGCAGAGGATGAGTGAGGTCAATAAAAAAAACCGGGAAAATGGCAAGATCAACCACACCTCTGGGACACTGAGTTTTGCGATGGTGGAAGCGGAAATGGTTATTCTCTCTGATTGTCTAGTTTTTGTTGCTAAAAAAAGTAGTTTCTTTCACATAGAATTCATTCTTTGCGACATCAAACTGAGTCAATCGTTCTATTGTTTATTTTGCCTTGTTGGTTATTTTGTTATAGAAGGAAAAGAATGGAGTAGCACCAACACTGGCCCAAGTGTATGAAAAGACCCACAGGCATAAAGATGGCACCGATGTGAATGAAGAAACTGCTAAAGCAATTGTATGTTCTTAGCGTACTCTGAtcttaatattattttgattttgcacTAGGAGATTTATTAGACTGTGGATCGACTACTTATGACAGGAAGATTTTGAGAAATTTGGAACCCGAGATTTGGAGGCAGATGAAGTCGGCAATACTTTGAAGGATGGCACTTATGGTCAATATTATTACCCTGGAAAACTAGGCAGAATGCGTGGTAAGAGGAAGGGTCCAAATCTATGGAGCTGTGGAAGATCTAAACGTCTTCAAACTGTAAGGATAAGTAGGGAAGAGTATAGAAGTACCCTGCAGCAACAGAAGTCGATGAAGGAGCAACTACGAGCTCAAGAGGAGCGACTCAAAGGCCTAGAGAACAAGATGGGCGCATTGTTGTCTACTCTTCAGGAGAACCTGCCTCAACAGGACTTGgtcaatattttgaaaaaagccACACAAGCTGAGGTATGATATACCTTCCATTTGTACCTTTATTTTGGGTTTGTGTTTCATCTGTAACGAATTGGCTTCAGGTTCCAAGTGACTCTGCTGGATCTGATCCTGAGTACCTGGAGCCACTCTGAATAAATCAATCGCTCCTTGATATGGAGGTAACATTGGCATGATGTAGGTTTTGGTTCGATAATTATGGGGCTCTCCTGCTCGTAAGTTGTTCTAGAGGGCTCCTTGTCTATcatttgcatttactgcatgtGAAGGTCTCAGTCGCTTTTTTCTTATGAAACTGTATTTAAGTTTGTCTATGACTAGTCTCTCTTCGTTACTGCTACCCTCATATATCAGAAACTCTGATGTTAAATTTCATTGGAATGTTGCAATGCCTCTGGCCAAGACTTCTATTGGTCTATCAATCCTAGTTACTGTTATCCTTGTATATCGGTAACTCTGATGTTAAATTTCAACGGAATGTTGCAATGCCTCCGGCCAAGACTTCTATTGGTATCAATGGGATCATTGTTGAAGACCTGACTAACCtttttgtgttttttcttcaaattttcttcaattttctgGATCTCTTCAATTGTAATAAAGCGTCATCTGCCTACTAAAGCTGCTTTTCTTTTGCTCCTCTTCTTGGACTAAGAAGCTGACTCCTTGCACGCAATGTTCGGTTTTTAATCTGCCAATATTGCTTCACCTAGTCGAAGCCATCCTATGATTAGTTGGTCTTGAGAAGAGTGGAAACATGCCCGGATCTATAGAGAATTCCATTCGTGATGGATATCTAACAGGATTGTGAGCAGATGCTCAACTCATTGGGACGATGTTCTTTTCGGAGGGAAAGGGAGAGGAGGTGAGGTAGTGTTGTTGTGTCAAAgaacattttatattttacttcTTCTCAAAGATTTATGGGCCGTCTGATCGATTTATACAGGCCTGTGATCTAAGCTAATTGTTTGCGGTCGATACAAGTCCCGAAGAGAACAAATCCAGGCTGAATAGTGTCCAATGAATTCCTAAACAAAATAGGatggtaaattttttttctcttttttttttttcgtatgTATTATCtgattttctaatatttaatAGGTTctgattaatttataaaattcgaATTTGAGACGTGGCTCAGGAAAGTGACTGATACAAAATCATTTGAATCAATCAACTCACAGTGGTAAATGAGATTGTAATCAGCATATACTAAGGGCTCTAACTCCCAGCCGAAAACAGCCAACCCAACCAATTGCGAAGGGCCAACCGTGGAAGAAGCCGCAAGCTTTGACATTTTTATTCCTTCTGTCCATCTTTCCTTATCGGGCCATTTATTTACGGGACCCAGTggacaaaaataatatttcggatgattagtattttttttttcagtgaatATTGAGAattcatttataatataaacatGTGATGGGTACAGgataaaaagttcaaaaaatcgAAATTACAAGATCAGAAAATTTGGATCCTCCAGGCATACTACATAGAGTTAATTGAATGTGAAGGTCACCAAACAGAATAGGCACAGATACAATGTAACAACATTTCGAAGTTTCAATCAAAATCATTTACACACATGGATCCCGGCTAAATCAGAAGAGGGTACTCAAGACATATTCCATGTTAAACTCAGCCATCTGATGCCGATATTAAGAAGAGACATCGACACCAGAGCAAAGAAGAAGGGGTCTTGAGCCGTATCCAAGCGTCATGAACCATTTAAAGAATTGTGTCAACCGGTAGGATCACAGCCTAGGCTAGGGAGGACTGTTGACCAATCCGGCAAATCGGGGAAGACACCAAATTGCGGACCAATCTGATGGGACCGAGGAAGGCTGTCAACCAATTTGGCAGGGTCAAACCTAGAACTACTAAGTAACTTCGGTTGGTTCAAACCAGTGACCACGACAGGGAGCCCTAAAGAGGCAATCCCATGTAGTCAAACCAAGAATAATTTAGCAATCTCGGTTCATTCAGACCAGCAATCGAGCAGGGGAAGACGCCAAGCTGCCAATCAAACCGGCCTCTGCCACTCCACTACTACAACAAGACAGACAAAACAGCCGGATAGGCTCAAGAAGCCCGAGCTAACACACCAGAACAAAAACGGTCGAGTCAATAGAGAGGAAAAGTATGGCAATGGTCCAATTCTACCTGAGGGAGGCAATTCCTTAACACAAAGGGGTGAAGGGGGCACTGCGGGTGGAGCTATAAGCCGAAGACAAAGAAGCCACTCCATTTTATTACCGTCAGAGGTGCCAACACCGAGGAGGAAACGCCATGGTCAGATCTCTACAAATGTAGAAGTGAATGGTCCGATCTGGGCCCAAGGGAGTCCAAAGCTGAGCATAAAGCATCCAAAACAGGGAAGAAGGGAGGAGGCCAGTCCAACAAAGTAGACTTGGTTAAGACTTGGTTAGGAGGCGGTCAGCCGATTTGGAAGCGGACAGGAGGGGGTcagggccatttataggcggCGCTGCCGCTGTCTCACTATCAGTGGTCACCACCACACGCCGCCATAGGTCCGTTCGAGGAGGGAGAAGGTTCGATCACTGGAGGGGAGTGGGTGACAGCCATTACAGCCACCTCGCCGGAAacggagaggaggaggaggaggaggaggagggccTCTGTGACCTCTGGGACACCGTCAGAACCGTCCTTGCCACTGATCTGAGGGT
Above is a window of Punica granatum isolate Tunisia-2019 chromosome 7, ASM765513v2, whole genome shotgun sequence DNA encoding:
- the LOC116214149 gene encoding uncharacterized protein LOC116214149, translating into MYRTRKRVRDEGVASSVQQSRAESSRIRNDGVASMIRKSRAESSIVRDDGIASRIRKSQPESFRVRDDGGASSIRKSRGETPRGPQQDHSSFRDDDEEVYPRQDISSGAVNDRVYSAILETIKSILPEVETSQKNAHDKTPARPPAGGGIFWKDKSDLEAFRDRANEAHASRYRESDGEYNSTEALHKRLERLEQLLMSSQTASVVKQQQDHHNDILMRLLGLSSDAHQVRLGQGNIKEIHRPANISRVLEEVGSQVQARYPPRSQRNIERETFAPPRISFPFENSRELLNRGNVADNSKHASNHGVRERTACQVQSSSRAPSHGNLEPQISSRLPNSLSVVDALEVLLSGSITGNGRREYGQEDISRIGSQFQASHQEQSQDNLEREISSPPSIPLAMEDSPEELIAGNMMGNGKQAKIHKVQSRGESQVRHENSDSQMSSFPPNSLPTEDFLEEGVMGNTLKNKWAKVHKTQGPVDSQLQGTNPAQVFENSDPQLSAAPLNSLHMEDSPELLRTDFPIQTLHPAQSHEDSDPHISSHQPSPKSREESLEMLVTGYVMENRKRGKIRKAKCQPRTQVQDTVPLNSLPMEGSLEVCKKGKRGRGCTRLDDVWNMPEGECIICEFNEQCQPVKAEGRLLTRFIGTVVRKPNLAPLDFKGWKQMPQQKKEEMLKIVESKFLIPDERKEEIRAWIIQDLADKWRNYKCILRGKYYDESKPLSELVKLRPPTVDNDQWIGLLNLWNSPKWKRMSEVNKKNRENGKINHTSGTLSFAMVEAEMKEKNGVAPTLAQVYEKTHRHKDGTDVNEETAKAIEDFEKFGTRDLEADEVGNTLKDGTYGQYYYPGKLGRMRGKRKGPNLWSCGRSKRLQTVRISREEYRSTLQQQKSMKEQLRAQEERLKGLENKMGALLSTLQENLPQQDLVNILKKATQAEVPSDSAGSDPEYLEPL